The following proteins are co-located in the Labrys monachus genome:
- a CDS encoding MBL fold metallo-hydrolase encodes MTARPQCQPSGLYHLAIGDIMVTAVNDGTFQAGFDLIAGIDHEECERLERASFRPVPPKMTMNAFLVETGGRRFLIDAGCGTSMGPTLGMACRNLGHMGVGPADIDAILVTHLHPDHVNGLVDDGGQAIFPRAELWVNEAELQFFRDPASPSHAPAETFEFFEGARRATAPYADRIRTIRDGSVAPGVTAITQPGHTPGHTGWLIESGTDAVMIWGDVVHMPSLQMAAPQACTVLDIDREQAIATRRRALDMAAADRLRVAGIHMDFPCFGHVDRRGEGYAFVPDVWRATV; translated from the coding sequence GTGACAGCAAGACCTCAATGCCAGCCCTCGGGCCTCTACCACCTCGCGATCGGCGACATCATGGTCACCGCAGTGAACGATGGAACCTTTCAGGCCGGATTCGATCTCATCGCCGGCATCGATCACGAGGAATGCGAGCGGCTCGAACGGGCATCGTTCCGCCCGGTTCCGCCGAAGATGACCATGAACGCCTTTCTGGTGGAGACCGGCGGCCGGCGCTTCCTGATCGACGCCGGCTGCGGCACCAGCATGGGGCCGACGCTCGGCATGGCGTGCCGCAACCTGGGGCACATGGGTGTCGGGCCGGCGGATATCGACGCCATCCTGGTGACGCATCTGCATCCCGATCATGTCAACGGCCTCGTCGACGACGGCGGCCAAGCCATATTCCCGCGCGCCGAATTGTGGGTGAACGAAGCCGAGCTGCAATTCTTCCGCGATCCCGCCTCGCCCTCGCATGCACCGGCGGAAACCTTCGAGTTCTTCGAAGGGGCCCGCCGCGCCACGGCCCCCTATGCCGATCGCATCCGCACCATCCGCGACGGTTCGGTCGCGCCCGGCGTCACCGCCATCACCCAGCCCGGCCATACACCGGGACATACGGGCTGGCTGATCGAGTCCGGCACCGATGCCGTCATGATCTGGGGCGATGTCGTGCATATGCCGAGCCTGCAGATGGCCGCGCCCCAGGCGTGCACCGTTCTCGACATCGACCGCGAACAGGCGATCGCCACCCGCCGGCGTGCGCTCGACATGGCGGCGGCCGACCGGCTGCGGGTGGCGGGAATCCATATGGACTTTCCTTGCTTCGGCCATGTCGACCGGCGCGGCGAGGGCTACGCCTTCGTCCCGGACGTGTGGCGGGCGACCGTCTGA